DNA sequence from the Desmodus rotundus isolate HL8 chromosome 4, HLdesRot8A.1, whole genome shotgun sequence genome:
TTCATTGTTTTGCCCAAGTTATAGTACCAAATGCTTCCTCTCAGGTACCTATTTTACTTGAGTCTCATTTACTCTATTAGATTCAAGGTACATTGACTAGACACATATTTTCACCAGTTCTTCTTGGGTCTCCTGGTGAACTATGGCTAAAGGCAATAATGATGAATTCAAGTATTCAACTGTCAGCATGAAACAGAAAAGTCAGTTCTCCCCAGTGCACTGATATATGATGGCAGTATCTGGCTGATGCATCAACATACTTTTGTGAGCTGACACGATATGATATGAGTCGGAAATTTCCATCTGGAGGAATAAAGGACAGAACTCTTTCAGATTCCCAGCGTTTGAACCGGATGCAGGGGTGAAAGCTGACATCATCTAGAAGCCTTGGGTTctgccagaaaaagaaaacacagccaTAGTCATTCAGCATAATACACATAGCAACTCTACTTAGATGTTATGAGAAATTAATATGCTCCCTAAAGATAAAGTGGTCATGCAAGAGTCTGTTATTATGAGCACTTCATAAGCATAGTTTCACAATGCTTTAAAgttagcaaatattttatatacattattttacctGAATTTTGATAACTATTAAGTAGAAAATGCAAGTAGTAGCATTTCCATGTCATAGATGAAAAATCTGAGGTTCAAAGAACTCAAGGTCAGGACAAATTAGTGGCAGTGAGAGAATCACAACTCGGTTCTCTTGTCTGTACTTAGCAGTGTGTCATGCTGACTCTAAAATGATGCACAAGATCAATGCCCTCAGTCAAATTAACACCGCAGATTTGCAGAAGCCAGCCAGCCATTTAGCTACTTCTAGCACACCTGGGCAAAGACCTGTCTCACCCTTTCCATAACGGCCATGCTTACCATGTAAGCTAATATCTTGCTAAGCTGTGCTAGGAATATTCCTGAAATACTCTTTTGCAATCTAAGATACCAAAGTATCTcagtatttatcttttcatttagtACCACATGACAGAACAAAACCTAccatgaaagaaagggaaaggtcagGCATTCCGGATAATTTAATGCAAGCGTCAATGACCCCCTGAATTTCTGCAAAGACTGTAGAtcctaaagagagaaaaagggcGGTAACATCATGGGAATCTGCATCTTTACTAGAGCTATCACTCTATCTGAAGTAATGGAGATACCTCCTGGGTGTCAGACCTACTGAAGCTTTGCACATCTATTAACAGGTCAGTGGACAGAGATCCATTACACTCAGCTTCTTCACTGAGTGCCATGGCCTGTGTATGGAACCCAGGGTGGAATATGATAATTCTAAGGAGACTCTAACCAGTTTATATCTCTACAGAGTCAACCTTGTAGGACTGCTggatatgaaattaaaatatttttaactgaattttaaaacaagGCAAATTTCTCATGAAATGGACTAAGCTACCTGTTAACTTTTAAGAAACAGCCATTATTCTGTAATAATATAGCTATTATTCTATACAATGGAATTATAACGAAAAGGGCACTCACTGAAGAAAAGATACTGGCTATAATCACAATAGCTCAGTCTCACACCAACTGTGTTACCTTGGGTAGACTACTTAACCCTTCTGAAATTCagttttatgtataaaatgtgAGGATTGGACTAGAAAGTTTACAGACTTTTTAAATGATTCCAATAGAGTACTGTTGATTTGACTGGGGTCTTTACTTGAAGTACAGCACAGAAAGTAGTAGCAAAAGGATTCTGTGTGGTAGGTATACAATAAATGTTAGAATGAATAGATGGCAAGACGGAGAGGCGTACAGGGTAATAATGGGCATAATGTAAGACAACCTAAGATCTGATTTACAAAGATTTGGCTGATCTCAACTAGTGATTGTGAAAATTACATGTAATCTCTGGGAAAAATcaacagatttttaaatcattacaaaGCAAATGCCTTTCCACTGAAACCACACTGCCAAGGGATTTCAATTTTCCGTTCAGCTTATGTCAGCCAAACTGTTTTTCCCCAAATAAGACCACATGCACACAATTACCTGATTTATCTATAATTGCATCTATTTCTTCAACGACATCAAAATAGGCTTCATTATTTGTGTACTTTACCCCCGCCCGGCGCCAGGGGATGTTGGACAGCTGCCCAGTGGGGAGTGTTTCCCCAACGTTACTACTGCCTAGACAcggaaaaaggagaaagcaaagctaATGTATAAAATGGTCATCAGAAAAGCTATTAACCAAAAAATACGTGAATGCTTTAGCTGCTTCTTTAATGTTTGGGCCTTTCTTCACTGAAGTTGTGGGTGCTTTCCAGAATTGCTGGAGTCATATCCATACCAACTTGATCAAATTTCTAGAAGACAGAAATAGGCCATGTGGTCCTCTAGCTGCCAAACCAGGTTAAGTTCATTTACTTATCTTTGGCTTCCTGTGTGTTAACAGTAACCTAACCTAATTCCAGTGGCCCAACAACAGAATCTCATCCTGCTGCCATTGATGAAAAAAGAGGCTGGTTGTTTCAAAACCTTCTGCCGATAAAATGCCTCCACTGAGAAAACAGAGTGATAACTAGGTCCTTTGGTATTCTAGCTTAGATTCTACATGAGATGCTGCCAAGCAGGCCTCAGTGGAGTAACTGGAATGAAGAACATACTCTggactttttccattttaaggtCAACACACCCATCTGGCTGCAATGTGGCTAACGTTCGGTATCTGGTAAATTTCCTGGTAAACTGGCATAGGTCTGAAAATAAATCAGTTGTCCTAAACATATATCCTTGAACTGTGAAACAGTTAACATTCTGGTAAATTTACAATTCAAAAGTAGTATATGCTTAACCATGACAACACCTTTCAGTGTAACTACACTACCTATAAAGTGTGAAATTGATTTTGAAAATCTTATactgttatttatgtattttaattttttctagtcTCCTATATAGAGTGTACGTTTTAGGAACAAGCACAGATACTCCATCTTATCTTCCCTGAACTTCTCCTGACACTCAGTCTTGTACCAAGGATGAGTAAGAGCTATGGAAGTCCTCGctcacctgttttttttttttagatcagtGCACTTGGAGAGGCTTTCACAGTGGTGGATGGTATAGCTGGAATGGCATATAACATGTCATAGAAATCTTTCTCTGGAAGGccttaatattttcaaaagaatattgTCATCTGGTGTACCTAATATCTAGCTCAACTGAAGAGTTAAACCAAACTTAGAAGCTTATAACACAAGTACAAGGCCCACAATGCATGAGTTCTCTCAACTAGACTAatttcctgtctctctttttttaatacatCTTTCGCATGTAGAAAACAAAGACTTGGAGGAGACAGTATGCACTCTGTGGTGGACAGTCTTAAATTTTCTATACTCTAGTAATTGTAGGGTAGCAGCATAATACCAGTTTtataatactatttatttttattttttctagctttattgagTTACAGTTGACACATAACATTGTGtgagtttaaggtatacaatatagtgatttacgtttatattgcaaaatgattaccacaataagtttagttaacatccatcatgaCATTGGCTACTTCACGATTAACCAGGATCATTTATTCAGTCTTATTATTTAGtgttaaataatagtaataatgttaCTGTGGTCTTGTAGAAAAACCTATAAAAAGAGAGTAATAATCAAAAAGTTCTTTATTATTTAAGACCCAGCCTCTttccatgaaaagaaatatacatccatttttaaattatcactaACTTTAATTGTGGCCAAACTGGACTATGTTAAGAATCTGTCAGATAATAAGAAATGGTGTTGAGTTGTTCACAAAGTTTTAACTGCTCAATTCCTAATAAAGTATGTTTTCTCCTTACCTGTAATAGAGTTGACGACAGAACGTAGAATTGTTGGTGGTTTAATCAGTTCTTTCAAAATGTTAGATTCAGTAGCCAGTGGAAATCCATTGTCTAACATTTCTTCCAAGAGCTCATACACTATGACCACATTATCCTTAATTGCAGCCTCTGAACACTCACCAAAGTAGTcctaacaaaatatatataacattgcacagtggaaagaataaagaaaggctTGATAAATACTTTTTTGTTCTGAAGGATAAACTTAGAGTTGCATAATTCAATGAATgtaaaacacagggaaaaaaccCTCAATAATTTTACATACTATTCCTtaacattttcttgattttttagaTTGAATTGAATTCCTATTACATATTATGCCAGAAAATACATTGAAACATTAATGAACTATAAACTTCCTTTGTTCTGATTGGGTACCCCAAAACACACAgattagttttaaattatttggcACATTatcaaaacaagagaaaataataaaatgtgaatattagAAGATTTCATGACCAATAAAAATCTTAGGACCATTCAGAGAACTATATGTGGAAAGCATTATTGTTTAGTAATGACATAGTTTgtgataaatgtaaaaaaataaggCTTCAATGCCCATGAGACTGCTCTTTTTTCCTAAAACAGTGAATGGAGCGGCTACCTGTGCTACTGTACACCCTACATAAAGGGGTCTATGAACTTAATGCTTActtgaaaagaagagagagagagatacagtaGGACAGACAACACATCAAAAGCTGGGtattcaaaaaatacaataaggtgTCCCTCCTCCAACTAACTTGGGTAGTTTAAGTTCAAAAGATTTGATGAACAACCAACCTGAAATGTGTCAGCAACTCGATGTAGGAACTCAATTACAAAGAGAGGTGGCACTTCAGTCTGTATGACAGACACAAAGAAGAGCTTATCCCTGTAGATACTGATGAGGTAGTGGTGAGGTGTTGAAATGACAGGTGGTACATTTTCAACATCAGCAGCTTTCTCTTGAGCTTCAAAGAAATAATCACAGACAGACTGGCTAACAACACTCTTCCAGTGCTTCTCTAGAAATATGTCACCGGAACAATTTATGAGAAATAGGCTGTGGATcattttctggggggaaaaaagtttaaatttagtATACATCAAAAGTATCCTTATATTATCCTGATGCCAAAACCAGAAAAGGCAATATAAGAAAATACAGACCATTATTACTtaagaatatacaaagaaaatttctgaacaaaatactagcaactgaatccagcaatataATATCCCTGACCATGTGGGATTTATACCAAGAATGCAAAGTTGGTTCAACATATGAAAATTAACATAATATATggtattcataaaataaaagacaaaaaatgtcatttcaaaaggtacagaaaatcatttggcaaaatccaacacccttttatgataaaaacacttaacaaACTAGGACTAGAAAGGAATTTCTTCAACTTGGTAAAAAGCATCTATGAAAATTctatagctaacatcatatttaatggctAAAGATTAAGAGCTTTCCCCTTAGCATCAAGAACAAGCAACAATGTTCACTCTTACCACTTCCAATTAACATTGTATTGGAGGTTCTAGCCAGGGCAAttaagcaagaaaatgaaaccaaagacaattggaaaagaagtaaaactaatacacacacagacacaataaGTTCAGCAAGGTTAAAAGATACaagattaatattaaaaatcagtTGTGCTGCTACATATCAGCAAtgaataatctaaaaataaaattgaggaaattataagagcaacaaaaagataaaaatatttaggattaaatttaacaaaaaagtgcaagacttgtacactgaataTTCTacaacattgctgaaagaaattaaaaaagacctAAACAACAGAAAGACATTTCATGTTTATGGACTGTAAcgtaatattgttaagatggcaatactgcccaaagtgatctacagattcaatgcattCCTTATTAAAATGTCTGCCTTTTTTTTGTGGGAACTGACAGGCTGATGCTAAAAttcataaggaaatgaaagaGACCAAGAAGAGctaaaacaatcttaaaaaagaagaacaaattggaggattcatacttcctgatttcaaaactacTACAAATGTACTAGGTGGTACTGGCACAAGGAGAGATCAATGCAATAGAATTGGGAGTTCTAAAATTAACCCttacatatatggtcaattaattgtTGACAGCAGTGCCAAAGACATTCACTGCAAGAGAGAatagtcttttcagcaaatgatGCTGTGACAACTGGACTTCCATATgcgaagaatgaagttggacttCTACCTCACAATATACAAAAAGTAACACAAAATGTATCAAAGgcctaaatataaaaagtaaaactataaaattctttgaaaaaacatATGCATAAGTCTTCATGACCCTGATAAGACAatgtttcttagatatgacaccaaaagcacaagcaacaacagaaaaaacaCATAACCTGGACTTATGACTGAGCAATTCTACTGCTAGGCAGGTATACACCAAGAGAACTGGAAACACATGTCCACCCATGTTTTCTAGCAGCACTATTCCTAAGAGCCAAAacgtggaaacaacccaaatgtttatcaactgatgaatggatagataataaatatacaaacactggaatattattctgtAGAAAGAAATGAATTACTAATATGCTTGAAAACATTATACCGAGGGGAAGAAGCCAAAAACAAAAGCTCATTTACtgtattaatatatttacatgaaatgtctagaataggcaaatccatagagattGAAAGTAGATTAGTACCTGCcaggggctgggtagaggggaggAACAGGGAGTTACTGGTCATGGgtttgacatttctttttcaagGTGACAAAATCTGCTGGATATAGAGATGATAGTTACActactttgtgaatatactaaaaactacaaaattataactttaaaatggTGAGCCtgatggtatatgaattatatcttaattttaaaaaactattcttAATACCTTGTGACACATAAACCCATCAACCAGctggattaaaaagaaatgtgtacaAATGTGTACCAAAAACATACATTTGTAATAGTGAAAATCTGCAACAACTCAAATGTTTACTTATCAATagtacaaagggaaaagaaaccaTAGTGTATTATAAA
Encoded proteins:
- the AP3M1 gene encoding AP-3 complex subunit mu-1 isoform X1, which gives rise to MIHSLFLINCSGDIFLEKHWKSVVSQSVCDYFFEAQEKAADVENVPPVISTPHHYLISIYRDKLFFVSVIQTEVPPLFVIEFLHRVADTFQDYFGECSEAAIKDNVVIVYELLEEMLDNGFPLATESNILKELIKPPTILRSVVNSITGSSNVGETLPTGQLSNIPWRRAGVKYTNNEAYFDVVEEIDAIIDKSGSTVFAEIQGVIDACIKLSGMPDLSLSFMNPRLLDDVSFHPCIRFKRWESERVLSFIPPDGNFRLISYRVSSQNLVAIPVYVKHSISFKENSSCGRFDITIGPKQNMGKTIEGITVTVHMPKVVLNMNLTPTQGSYTFDPVTKVLTWDVGKITPQKLPSLKGLVNLQSGAPKPEENPSLNIQFKIQQLAISGLKVNRLDMYGEKYKPFKGVKYVTKAGKFQVRT
- the AP3M1 gene encoding AP-3 complex subunit mu-1 isoform X2; the encoded protein is MIHSLFLINCSGDIFLEKHWKSVVSQSVCDYFFEAQEKAADVENVPPVISTPHHYLISIYRDKLFFVSVIQTEVPPLFVIEFLHRVADTFQDYFGECSEAAIKDNVVIVYELLEEMLDNGFPLATESNILKELIKPPTILRSVVNSITGSSNVGETLPTGQLSNIPWRRAGVKYTNNEAYFDVVEEIDAIIDKSGSTVFAEIQGVIDACIKLSGMPDLSLSFMNPRLLDDVSFHPCIRFKRWESERVLSFIPPDGNFRLISYRVSSQNLVAIPVYVKHSISFKENSSCGRFDITIGPKQNMGKTIEGITVTVHMPKVVLNMNLTPTQGSYTFDPVTKVLTWDVGKITPQKLPSLKGLVNLQSGAPKPEENPSLNIQFKIQQLAISEKITRQETAQCPNPA